The Salvia miltiorrhiza cultivar Shanhuang (shh) chromosome 2, IMPLAD_Smil_shh, whole genome shotgun sequence DNA window TCATCTCATTGAAaagcgggggggggggggggcatcactttttatcttttaaaCCTTTAACCATCCACGTCTAAATTCACGCGCTGAAAAGAATCAAGACACTTGTTATAGGACGAAtgaagtaataattaatccccCAAAATATGTGGATCACTccaattttaatcaatttatacCTTATTAACTCCAAtgtcgaaaagaaatgagacgaGCTAGAAGAATTAGATGGAGGaatagtaaatttttattttataataattatttaaaatagtaaaattaacaATGGGACACGGACGACGATGGGACGTATAAGTTGAGATAGAGGAACTTGGATGGATAACTCAAGAGTAAATTAAACAATCATAATAAAACGTTAAAAGAATACATCTATCTTCATAGTGTATTTTCGATTCCTTTATGATATAACCTTTGGAAAATTGGAGCCATGCAGCCGTAAGATGCCCTACCTTATTTGGATCTTATAAGAAACGTGTACCAAGACATTAAATGTAGTGAATGATGGCCAAGAATTTAGTATTTTCGACGATCTTACTTTTGTGTTCATATTTGCCCGACACACCAATTTGGATATTTAGAACTTAGCCGTCACACAAGTGACTTTTTACTCTAGCTAAGAGGTTTTATTTGCGTACGCGTGTTGGTCTAAGATCAATGATATCTTGAGTTCGAGTCTGCTAGATGCGatctttaaaatttatgtttattcAATAACATAATGAGAGggttttataattttcaaagtTCATATAAGGTTTTGAATCCATTATTAGTGCATTGTGCTATGTGAGATCATGAGCTAGTCTTGTTGATTTTGATTGCACTATTGTGGACTTTTCACTCTAGCTAAGGGGTTTTATTCGTGTGCTTGTGTTGGTCTGAAATTAAAAAGATCTTGAGTTCGAGTCTATTGTGATTCGatctttaaaatttatgtttattcAATAAATGAATAAGAGGGTTTTATTTTGAAAGTTCATACAAGCTTTTGACTCCATTGTTAGTGCATTGTGCTATGTGAGACGAGCACTATTGTGGACTTTACACTCAAGCTAAGAGGCTTTATTTGTGTGCATATGTTGGCCTGGAATCGAATGTCTCGAGTTCGAGTCTACTGCAATGCATCATTTAAAATATatgtttattcaataaaaaaataagagggttttattttcaaagttcatgtaagGTTTTGAATCCATTGTTAATGCATTGTGCTATGTGAGATGAGCTAGTCTTGTTGATTTTGATTGCACTATTGTTTGGTAAAGATGaaatcaattaaatttaaacttTGTGGGGTGGATAATTTCATTCTAGCAATCCCAATTGTGTGACCGAAAGGTTAAGAATTTGTTCACAAATATTTtctagaacaaaaaaaaaataacaagtagaagtatatataaatttggtttcaccttatatattttttttatgtttttgagaaaaaatattttaacattgtttgttattgaaaaaaaatcaattttatctCCTCCAAAACTAATTTTCTACGTCTGCCCTTGTCTACATGTCAACTTCTCAGTGATTAGCaaaaatgagtttttttttaaaaaataaaataaaaatgggggtattaattttacaatattttcAAAAGTGTTGACATTATTGAAATGATGGTCGACACATTATATTTATCTAGCTAGAACGATTACATCAAATTTTAAAGGGATGCAATTCTACATGAAATAATATGCTTCCAAAATCAGTATTTTGTTGCATTACtccaatactccctccgtttttttatAAGTGTCCCATTTAACTCAGTTTTTTATTTCTCAATAAGtgtcccatttcaaaatttgagaatatatttatgacattttccctattttatccttatttaatacttgtatgaatataataattagttgtatatatgcatttattatgataattactaaggttacaaatataaaatatcttattttattggtatgCGTATTTTGACGGCTggggacacttaataaaaaacggagggagtaattattataCACAATAAATTTCGTTCCAATTAAAATTGGGATTATAAATTGAGTAGGAATGTTTGTTGCGTaccaaacaaataaaataaaaatactatgtCGGGCTGCACGACCAATAACTAGTGAATGGCTCACAATAATTTTaccataaaaaaatatatacactagacatattaattttttaaaaacaaatatgGAATAAAATTCTTGAGTCCTAAATAAGGAAGCTgggccctctctctctctctcaatgccTATAAATAGCATGGTGCACAACTATCATAGTAGGCAACAACATCTTCAACATGGGCAACTATAATATTGCTCAACTCATAATATTTCTCAATTTAggaactcttcttatttctcaAGCATCATGTCCATCTTGTGGCCCCACTCCTCCAACTAAGCCACCACCAAAGGTGAAACCACCGAAACCGTGTCCACCAACGGCGCCATCACCCCCGAAATCGTCACCACCGACGAAATTACCTCCACCGACGAAATCACCCCCGAAATCGTCACCACCGACGAAATCACCTCCACCGACGAAATCACCCCCGAAATCGTCACCACCGACGAAATCACCTCCACCGACGAAATCACCCCCGAAATCGTCACCACCGACGAAATCACCTCCGATGGCATCACCACCAAAAGCACCAGACGCGTGCCCCATCGACGTCTTAAAACTAGGTGCATGCGTTGACGTATTGAATGGCCTCGTGCATATAGGAATCGGGCCAAGCGCCAAGGACGAGTGCTGCACGGTACTCGAGGGGGTGGCCGGGTTGGATGCAGCCCTCTGCCTCTGCACCACCATCAAAGCCAAGCTTCTCAATATCAACATTCTCCTTCCCATTGCTCTACAAGTTCTTGTTGATTGTGGCAAAAATCCACCTTCTGGATTTCAGTGCCCTACTTAATTAAGGTTGTTACAAGTTCTTTTTATAGCATATGTCtaatattttgtgttatatgTTGTTGCATTGCCTAAGTAAAATAATATGTACTATCTTCTTCGATTGAGAAATTAAtgtttatttatgtattttacaATTTCAAAATGTCTGCTACAAATGGCTCGTGTAATCTTCATCTACTTGTGTTATTTGTGCGTGAAAATTCCATGTATTATGAATAAtactttaatttcaattttgacAATATCGAATACTTGCAATTAGCGCAAATAAAATAAGTTTATCAATGACACATGCACAAGCAGTGGTTTtagtataaattttatattaaaaataaatattgtgcAGTAGTGAACATACTGAATTATAATACCTGAATTATTATCGAAGAAACCTTTACTTATGTTTATAAAACTCCAGTGCAAATGATTAAAAGGAAAGACATTTCGCTTTATTCATTGAACTACgctaatttaaatttgatctatttatactatttttttaaaaaaattaattacatttttatttatttagcgaacttaattgttggccaaataaatattagccaaattaaatttataataaaaagtataaTCCCATGTACAAAGGCAATATCATCCAAGGACATCACCTGCAAAAGTTTCGTGTGTGACCGAATCACAATCATTACAATTACTCGTGTAAGACATGTGGAATATTAATATAAGATATTAAATGACGTTTAGAGTTTAAAATTAAGAAGACTCATGCAAGATTTAtggaaaatattaatataatgatttttagatatttaatgattttcagatatggaaatgaattaaaaattttaaaaaatataataatgaataaga harbors:
- the LOC131009431 gene encoding 36.4 kDa proline-rich protein-like, whose translation is MGNYNIAQLIIFLNLGTLLISQASCPSCGPTPPTKPPPKVKPPKPCPPTAPSPPKSSPPTKLPPPTKSPPKSSPPTKSPPPTKSPPKSSPPTKSPPPTKSPPMASPPKAPDACPIDVLKLGACVDVLNGLVHIGIGPSAKDECCTVLEGVAGLDAALCLCTTIKAKLLNINILLPIALQVLVDCGKNPPSGFQCPT